The following proteins come from a genomic window of Populus nigra chromosome 6, ddPopNigr1.1, whole genome shotgun sequence:
- the LOC133696601 gene encoding transcription factor TCP12-like, whose translation MFSSSSSFNPFQYENPTMIASTLADPENPSSIEDYSPTSFLQHFPDLFLDDDDLLVGELLSQQQQQQQQPGVFGSNTHVLAVETQEINPVASNDESTRKFTNSKMKGNVNTSKQPIRQRRTGKKDRHSKIHTAQGPRDRRMRLSLQIARKFFDLQDMLGFDKASKTIEWLFTKSKAAIKELTDTVPKVRKCSSTSAGKSVSSTSESEVVSGIKLTPDTNGDRRVMEAKSDSLVSKPKEKRSKKVHKPVFNPVDRDSREKARARARDRTREKMKNKGINKSSQSSQANPDNLEKFGYSSTLEYGENLASGRQEINSSVKVVDEEEESNNHHHLLPHQMDHVSIIDKFFGITNSPRSSSIFDFSESVEVPSGATLKDEFSGFPLKWDVTNGRVQYKYNALPNMKLPSGNVQAQNPNANFMTTPHALEPNLSTMIMTTLNAHVEESPNSAFMNMPNPNEQNPISILKTTTTIDNGNQFSSSHIFARDYDRLY comes from the coding sequence ATGTTTTCTTCAAGTAGCAGTTTCAATCCCTTTCAATACGAAAACCCTACCATGATAGCAAGCACTTTAGCTGACCCAGAAAACCCTAGCTCAATAGAAGACTATTCTCCAACGTCGTTCTTGCAGCACTTCCCTGATCTCTTTCTCGATGATGATGATTTGCTGGTAGGTGAGCTCTTATcacaacaacagcagcagcagcagcagccggGAGTTTTTGGGTCTAATACTCATGTTTTGGCAGTTGAGACTCAGGAGATTAACCCAGTAGCTTCAAACGATGAAAGTACAAGAAAGTTCACTAATAGCAAGATGAAAGGTAATGTTAATACTTCAAAGCAGCCAATTCGTCAACGGCGAACAGGGAAGAAGGACAGGCATAGTAAGATCCATACTGCTCAAGGGCCGAGAGACCGAAGGATGAGGTTATCACTTCAAATTGCCAGAAAGTTCTTTGATCTCCAAGACATGCTCGGCTTCGATAAAGCAAGCAAAACTATCGAGTGGCTATTTACAAAATCAAAGGCCGCGATCAAGGAGCTCACAGATACTGTTCCAAAAGTGAGAAAATGCAGTAGTACTAGTGCTGGCAAGAGTGTTTCTTCCACTTCTGAGAGTGAAGTTGTATCAGGTATCAAGCTGACACCTGACACTAATGGAGACAGGAGAGTGATGGAGGCAAAGAGTGACTCATTAGTGAGCAAACCTAAAGAGAAAAGGAGCAAAAAAGTGCACAAACCAGTTTTTAATCCTGTTGATAGAGATTCTAGggagaaagcaagagcaagGGCAAGGGATCgaacaagagagaaaatgaagaacAAAGGCATAAACAAGTCAAGTCAGTCTTCTCAAGCAAACCCTGACAATTTGGAAAAGTTTGGGTACTCTAGTACCCTCGAATATGGTGAAAATTTGGCTTCTGGACGCCAAGAAATTAATTCTTCTGTGAAGGtagttgatgaagaagaagaatccaACAATCATCATCACTTGCTGCCACATCAAATGGATCATGTCAGCATCATTGACAAATTTTTTGGGATCACAAATTCACCAAGATCATCTTCGATTTTCGATTTTTCTGAGAGTGTTGAGGTTCCAAGTGGGGCTACTTTGAAGGATGAGTTTTCAGGGTTTCCTCTGAAGTGGGACGTGACAAATGGTAGAGTCCAGTATAAATATAATGCACTGCCAAACATGAAGCTACCATCAGGTAATGTTCAAGCACAAAACCCTAATGCAAATTTCATGACCACCCCGCATGCCCTAGAACCAAACTTAAGTACAATGATCATGACAACATTAAACGCCCATGTTGAGGAAAGCCCTAATTCAGCTTTCATGAACATGCCAAATCCCAATGAGCAAAATCCCATTTCAATTCTCAAGACCACCACCACAATTGACAATGGAAACCAATTCTCCTCCAGTCACATTTTTGCC